The following are from one region of the Bacteroidota bacterium genome:
- a CDS encoding TlpA disulfide reductase family protein, translated as MISRRLSLFSVICLASLLFGCEPTEQTKSFAAEKEQGATDYVIPAPTSRDVIPDFTLPMLNGGTFDASEHGGKVLLVNFWATWCAPCREEIPDLIALHEELKDDGFAVIGITVDTDGSELVKQFADEMQINYPILLDETSEVAESFGGVYALPTTYVVDKQGTITHRTIGLFPVDAVKESLITLVNAD; from the coding sequence ATGATCTCCCGCCGTTTATCGCTTTTTTCTGTCATTTGCCTGGCCAGTCTGCTGTTTGGTTGTGAGCCTACTGAGCAAACCAAATCTTTTGCTGCAGAAAAGGAACAGGGTGCCACCGATTATGTAATTCCTGCACCCACAAGCCGCGACGTGATACCTGACTTCACCCTGCCCATGCTCAATGGCGGCACATTTGACGCCAGCGAACACGGAGGTAAGGTATTGCTGGTCAATTTCTGGGCAACATGGTGCGCACCTTGCCGGGAAGAAATCCCGGACCTCATTGCACTACACGAGGAGTTAAAAGACGATGGATTTGCTGTAATAGGTATCACAGTTGACACCGACGGCAGCGAATTGGTCAAGCAATTTGCGGATGAGATGCAAATCAACTACCCCATATTGCTGGATGAAACAAGCGAAGTTGCCGAGTCTTTTGGCGGTGTCTATGCACTTCCGACCACCTATGTGGTTGATAAGCAGGGTACGATTACGCATCGGACCATTGGTCTTTTTCCTGTTGATGCGGTCAAAGAGAGCCTGATCACATTGGTAAATGCGGATTAA